The stretch of DNA GAGAAAAGATCGACAGCTACATCATGCAGATTCGCCGCAAGAACGGCATTCTCGGTTTCGTCACCCCCGACGCCAAATTTCTTTACAGCGAAACCGACTCGATCAAGAAGCAGACGGCGACCAAGCTGTATCTGCCCAACGGCAACGCGAGCCGCGCGGACCTGATCGACGAGCTCGAGCTCACGCCCGCGGAGTACGACTTTATTCGGGACACGCCACCGGAAGCCTACAAGTTCCTGATCCGGCGCGGCAACGAGTCGATCCGGGCGGTGTTCGATCTGTCAGACCTGCCGGAGTTTATTCCGGTGCTTTCCTCGAACGATAAGGGTGTCGCGCTCATGCACGAGCTTATGCGTGAGTTCGGCACCGAAGATCCCGAGGTCTGGGGGCCCGTGTTTATGGAACGCGCGCTGGCGCGCAACACGCACAACCTCGCGCACAACCTCACTAGCAAAGGAGCACGCGTATGAAAAACGCTGTCATAGCATTCACCGTTGCGGTTGCTGGGGCATCACTCGGAATCTCCGCGCCCGCCCTCGCGGGCGGCATTCCGACGTTCGACGAGGCGACGTTGCTTCAGTTGCAACAGCAATTCAAGCAGTTGGAGCAGCAATACGAAACGCTCAAGAACCAGTATGCGGCGGTCACGGGCACCTACGGTCGCGGACAAATCGGCCTGAGCGATGCCCTGAATGCGGCGTCGGTGGTGCCGGGATCGTGGCAGGAAGTCGTCGCGCAGCAGCAAAGCGGCGCGTTCGCCGCGAAGCAGGCCGATTACGAGAAGCTGATCCAAACGATGCCGCAGGATGTTTTTGCCAATCCTCAAGCGCAGGACGCCACGTCGTACAAGATGAGCACCGATGCCGTACGTGCTGCGCTCGCCGGTGGCGACACGCTGTATTCGGAAGTCCAGACGCACCTGAACAATCTGGCACGCCTGAGCCAGCAGATCGACGTCACGACGAACATCAAGGACGCACAGGATCTGCAAAACCGCATTTCGAGCGAGAACGGCATGTTGCAAAGCGCGATGGCCAAGCTCAATGCGATGAACATGAACCTGCAAGCGAACATGGTGAACCAGCAGAACCAGGCGACGGCGGAGAATCAGCAGTTTTACCAGTGGAAGAAATAAAGGCTTTCCCGCATTCGGGGGGCCCTCCCCCACCAACAAAGGAAACCATCAGATGAAATACATCATCTTGGTTCTGAATATTGTGACCGCACCGGCATGGGTCCCGCTGTGGATGATGAAAAAGGGCGGACGCATGTTCATGATGCTGGTTCTCGCCGCTCTCCTGTCGGGCTGCGCAAGCACGTCAAACAAGTTTGATAAGTCGCCTTGTGCGTGCGACTTTAAGCCCCTCAATACTGGCAACGAGGGGAGCAACGTCCATGCGTAATTACCTCTGGACATGGATCTTGATGGGCTCGGCCATCGTGCTCATCGGGGGGTACGGCCTGCTCAGAATGATGAGTAGCGAGCCGCCTATGCCAATGCCCCCATCGCCGCTAGCGCCACCAGTTACATCGGCCCCCATCGTGACGGCGATCGGTGGAAACCCGCTCTTAACGGCGGACAAGATAGCCGTGACTCGTTGGTTCCCGGGCCACTGCTTTGCTGAGATATACAACAAGGAACCGTCGTTCGGCGGGCGGCTGATTCCAGGATGCATCGCCGACGTGATCCAACATGTCAGGGCGGATACTGGTATCACGCTTACGGAGAAGGATATTTACGCGCCAGCGGTTCTGAGCCATTTCAAGCAGGTTTATGGGAATGATGACTTATGGCGACAATGACCATTGCAGGACTGGTGGGTGCTGCGGATGGTGTCACGCAATCGTTTCTGACACAAACCTATCCAGCGCTTGCGGGTGCGATCGAGGCACCGCTCTATTGGGGGGTGGTGCTGTATTGGACAGTGTATGGCTACAAAGTCTACGCCGGCCACGAGCCGATGAAATGGAATTCGGTGCTCGCAAAAGCCTTCATGACCACGGCCGTGTTCGCGACGCTAAATTGGGGGGGACTCGGGCAGCGCATCTACGTAGTTTTCGTGTCGTTCATGGAGAGCGCAGCGTCAACGATTATGGCTGAGCAGTCCACGGCCTCGATGCTCGACGCTTTGTATAACAACGTAGGTCACGTGGCGACCTTGCTGCAAAAAGGGAGCGGATATGAGTTCGGCATGATTTTGGAAGGTTTCGGCCTCTTCGTCGTGAACTGCCTCCTGTTTTTGCTCGCGCTCGTGTACATGACCATCGCCAAGTTTGGGCTGGCAATCACGATGGTGCTTTGCCCCTTGTTTATCGGTTTCCTGATGTTTCCGCAAACGCGGCAGTGGTTCATGAACTGGCTAAGCATGATGCTGAATTTCTGCTTCATCTACATCCTGGTCATCGCCATCGTCCGCTTCGGATTTCTCGCGTTTTCCGACGCGATTAAGGAGGCGGGCAACGCGGCAAGCGTGACGGACGCGTCGCGCATTACCACGCAGCAAGTCTCCTATCTCTACATCGTGGAAGGCGCCTTGGTCATGTTCATGCTGCAAGTCAAGGAGTGGGCCGCTACGCTCTCCGGTGGGGCAACCGTGCAGGGCGTGTCGTTGTTGTTGATGGTGGGGCGGATGTTCACAGGGGCGCCCAGATGAATTTCGGAAGTGCGACGTTCAAAGGCGACGCCAATACCCAAAGTTTGCAACTGGGCGGCTCGAACAAGCTCAAGCAGGAGCGAAACCGCGCCTATCTGTTCATCGGCCTGCTGCTCTTCGTCGTCGGCGGCATGGCGAGCGCCATTACGGTGCTCGCCAGCATCCACACCGTCATCCCCGTGGTGTCGGTGATGGACGCCAACGGCCACGTACTCAAACAGCAAGTGGTGGACAGGCAGACGATCACCGCACAGGAGAGCTTCGTTCAGAGTCAGGTGTACGACTTCATCATGGACTGCAACACTTTCGATCCGGCATGGCGACAGCGCTTTGCCGATCTGTGCCGGCTGCACGCCACGCCCGACGTGGCGCGCCAGTACGACGCGGAAACTGCTGCGGAGAACCCGCAAAACCCCTACTACCTGGTGGGACAAGGGGGCCGGCGTTATCCCAAAATCACCGGCATTACGTCGCTGGGCAAAGATGCCTATCAGGTGTCGTTCCAGTCGATTACCGAGAAAGCCGGCACGGAGCCGAAGACCGAGTACTACACCGCGCTGGTGCGCTACACCTTCACGTTCAAACCGCTCGCGCTGGGCGATCGCTGGGAAAACGCGCTGGGTTTCGCCGCGACGGCGTATCGCAAGGATCAGGAACTGAGCCGACAGTAACCGGCGTTAATAATCGACGTCAATGACCGGCACCCGTCATCGAATTGAGCAAGGAAACACCGACCATGAAACCCAACGCTGCGTCCCTCGC from Pandoraea vervacti encodes:
- a CDS encoding type IV secretion system protein, which gives rise to MKNAVIAFTVAVAGASLGISAPALAGGIPTFDEATLLQLQQQFKQLEQQYETLKNQYAAVTGTYGRGQIGLSDALNAASVVPGSWQEVVAQQQSGAFAAKQADYEKLIQTMPQDVFANPQAQDATSYKMSTDAVRAALAGGDTLYSEVQTHLNNLARLSQQIDVTTNIKDAQDLQNRISSENGMLQSAMAKLNAMNMNLQANMVNQQNQATAENQQFYQWKK
- a CDS encoding type IV secretion system protein, yielding MATMTIAGLVGAADGVTQSFLTQTYPALAGAIEAPLYWGVVLYWTVYGYKVYAGHEPMKWNSVLAKAFMTTAVFATLNWGGLGQRIYVVFVSFMESAASTIMAEQSTASMLDALYNNVGHVATLLQKGSGYEFGMILEGFGLFVVNCLLFLLALVYMTIAKFGLAITMVLCPLFIGFLMFPQTRQWFMNWLSMMLNFCFIYILVIAIVRFGFLAFSDAIKEAGNAASVTDASRITTQQVSYLYIVEGALVMFMLQVKEWAATLSGGATVQGVSLLLMVGRMFTGAPR
- a CDS encoding type IV secretion system protein, with amino-acid sequence MNFGSATFKGDANTQSLQLGGSNKLKQERNRAYLFIGLLLFVVGGMASAITVLASIHTVIPVVSVMDANGHVLKQQVVDRQTITAQESFVQSQVYDFIMDCNTFDPAWRQRFADLCRLHATPDVARQYDAETAAENPQNPYYLVGQGGRRYPKITGITSLGKDAYQVSFQSITEKAGTEPKTEYYTALVRYTFTFKPLALGDRWENALGFAATAYRKDQELSRQ